A single window of Polaribacter sp. SA4-10 DNA harbors:
- the yidD gene encoding membrane protein insertion efficiency factor YidD, translating to MEKKEQLFQSIKLKKIITYPFILLVRFYQTAISPYTPSACRYSPTCSHYTVEALQKHGLFAGGWLSIKRIFSCHPWGGSGYDPVPEKKE from the coding sequence ATGGAAAAGAAGGAACAACTTTTTCAGTCAATTAAGTTGAAGAAAATTATAACATATCCATTTATTTTATTAGTACGGTTTTATCAAACCGCGATTTCACCTTATACACCATCCGCTTGTAGGTACAGTCCAACGTGTTCACATTACACGGTTGAAGCTTTGCAAAAACATGGTTTATTTGCGGGAGGTTGGTTGTCTATAAAAAGAATATTTAGTTGTCATCCTTGGGGAGGAAGTGGTTATGATCCTGTTCCAGAAAAGAAAGAATAA
- the lgt gene encoding prolipoprotein diacylglyceryl transferase yields the protein MSFLAIEWNPSLGIDLGFFVIRWYSLMFVTAFLLGLHLMKKIYIEDKIPLEKLDVLFMYTFVSMLIGMRLGDVFFYSWDYYQHHLLEIILPFKKQVGADAIFGLIKDWKFTGFTGFASHGAAISIILTMYFYAKKHLDKPWLFILDRLGIMVALAGFFIRFGNFFNSEIYGKETGSSFGVIFKAAGETVARHPTQLYEAFSYLILFFVLWHLYWKTTKKEQVGYIFGLFMVVLWSLRFFIEFLKEAQVESREDWVFNSLNTGQVLSIPLVLIGFWLMFRKVSKK from the coding sequence ATGAGTTTTTTAGCAATAGAGTGGAACCCTTCATTAGGAATAGATTTAGGTTTTTTTGTTATTCGTTGGTATAGTTTAATGTTTGTAACAGCATTTTTATTGGGTTTGCACTTAATGAAGAAAATATATATTGAAGATAAAATTCCGTTAGAAAAACTAGATGTATTATTTATGTACACTTTTGTTTCTATGTTAATTGGTATGCGTTTAGGAGATGTATTTTTCTATAGTTGGGATTATTACCAACATCATTTACTAGAAATAATTTTACCTTTTAAAAAGCAAGTAGGAGCGGATGCTATTTTCGGATTAATAAAAGACTGGAAATTTACTGGTTTTACTGGTTTTGCAAGTCATGGAGCAGCAATTTCTATTATTTTAACAATGTATTTTTATGCTAAAAAGCATTTAGATAAACCTTGGTTATTTATTTTAGACAGGTTAGGAATTATGGTTGCTTTGGCAGGGTTTTTTATCCGTTTTGGAAACTTTTTTAATTCAGAAATTTACGGAAAAGAAACAGGTTCTAGCTTTGGAGTAATTTTTAAAGCAGCAGGAGAAACAGTTGCTAGACACCCAACACAATTATACGAAGCATTTAGTTATTTAATCTTGTTTTTTGTTTTATGGCATTTATACTGGAAAACAACTAAAAAAGAACAAGTTGGATACATTTTTGGTTTGTTTATGGTTGTTTTGTGGTCTTTACGTTTCTTTATAGAGTTCTTAAAAGAAGCACAAGTAGAAAGTAGAGAGGATTGGGTTTTTAATTCTTTAAATACCGGTCAGGTTTTAAGTATTCCATTAGTACTAATAGGTTTTTGGTTAATGTTTAGAAAAGTATCAAAAAAATAA
- a CDS encoding DUF6787 family protein, which translates to MEKLKQRWGIENNWSVIAIFIVFAINGSFAAWVAKPVTIFLGLSQETLSPWLFWPLRILLIFPIYQLTLPVVGWLFGQFKFFWAFEKKFLGRLGLGFLFKNRN; encoded by the coding sequence ATGGAAAAATTAAAACAACGTTGGGGGATCGAAAATAATTGGTCAGTAATTGCAATATTTATTGTTTTTGCAATAAATGGATCCTTTGCCGCTTGGGTTGCAAAACCTGTTACAATATTCTTAGGGTTGTCTCAAGAGACCCTCTCTCCTTGGTTATTTTGGCCATTAAGAATTTTGCTTATTTTTCCTATTTATCAACTAACTTTACCTGTTGTAGGTTGGTTATTTGGTCAGTTTAAATTCTTTTGGGCTTTTGAAAAAAAGTTTTTAGGAAGATTAGGTTTGGGTTTTCTGTTTAAAAATAGAAATTAA
- a CDS encoding CoA pyrophosphatase: MIFQDFKKKIDSFKTLELGGLEAQFKLAPQLRLRYDENKIKANNPRKAAVLALFYPNDKNETCFLLTERATYKGTHSAQISFPGGKIEKSDLSLEETALRETFEEVGVKQSSIKIIRELTDVYIPPSNFLATPFIGFIDKKPEFILNLEVENIIEVLVNDLLNDINSTKVTLNTSYMKNTEVPCFKLNDYIVWGATAMMLSEIKELLK; the protein is encoded by the coding sequence GTGATTTTTCAAGATTTCAAAAAAAAAATAGATTCATTTAAAACGCTAGAATTAGGCGGTTTAGAAGCGCAATTTAAATTAGCGCCACAACTACGTTTGAGGTATGATGAAAATAAAATAAAAGCGAATAACCCAAGAAAAGCAGCTGTTTTGGCATTGTTTTATCCAAATGATAAAAATGAAACCTGCTTTTTACTTACAGAAAGAGCAACGTATAAAGGAACACATTCTGCTCAAATAAGTTTTCCTGGAGGAAAAATAGAAAAATCGGATTTAAGTTTAGAAGAAACGGCATTAAGAGAAACTTTTGAAGAAGTAGGAGTAAAACAATCATCAATAAAAATAATTAGAGAACTTACAGATGTTTACATACCACCAAGTAATTTTTTAGCAACCCCTTTTATAGGTTTTATTGATAAAAAACCAGAGTTCATTTTAAATTTAGAAGTAGAAAATATTATAGAGGTTTTAGTAAATGATTTATTAAATGATATTAATAGTACCAAAGTAACTCTGAATACATCATATATGAAAAATACTGAGGTACCCTGCTTTAAGTTAAATGATTATATTGTTTGGGGAGCAACAGCAATGATGCTTTCTGAAATTAAAGAACTCTTAAAATAG
- a CDS encoding 1-acyl-sn-glycerol-3-phosphate acyltransferase, protein MPLFKRNIFGQILFLKKIIIRIFGLISHSRYRKFNSLQIEGSEILRNLPDRNVLFISNHQTYFADVAAMFHVFNASLKGRDDSIKNVGYIWNPKLNIYFVAAGETMRAGILPKLMAYGGSVSIDRTWRSDGKNVNRQVKNSDISNIGKAIKDGWVITFPQGTTTPFKPIRRGTAHIIKTYKPVVVPIVIDGFRRSFDKKGLNIKKRNVLQSMVIKEPLEIDYENDEIADIITKIEYAIEQHPSFLKVLSVKQIEELAKEEEELNKKREFWS, encoded by the coding sequence ATGCCTTTATTTAAAAGGAATATATTTGGTCAAATTTTATTTCTAAAAAAAATAATAATAAGAATTTTCGGACTTATTTCTCACAGTAGATATCGTAAATTTAATAGTTTACAAATAGAAGGGTCAGAAATTTTAAGAAATTTACCAGATAGAAATGTTTTATTTATCTCTAATCATCAAACTTATTTTGCAGATGTAGCTGCAATGTTTCATGTCTTTAATGCTTCTTTAAAAGGTAGAGATGATAGCATTAAAAATGTTGGATATATTTGGAATCCTAAATTAAACATTTACTTTGTTGCAGCAGGAGAAACGATGCGTGCTGGAATTTTACCTAAATTGATGGCTTATGGAGGCTCTGTTTCTATTGATAGAACCTGGAGAAGTGATGGTAAGAATGTAAACAGGCAGGTAAAAAATTCTGATATTTCTAATATAGGTAAAGCAATAAAAGATGGGTGGGTAATTACGTTTCCTCAGGGAACAACAACACCTTTTAAACCAATTAGAAGAGGTACTGCTCATATTATAAAAACATATAAACCAGTTGTAGTACCTATTGTAATAGATGGCTTTAGGCGTTCTTTTGATAAAAAAGGATTAAATATTAAAAAACGAAATGTTTTACAATCTATGGTTATAAAAGAGCCTTTAGAAATTGATTATGAAAATGATGAAATTGCAGATATAATTACAAAAATTGAATATGCGATTGAACAGCATCCTTCATTTTT